The sequence CGTGGAGGCGGTCGAAGTCCCCGTTGAAATCGTAGTGGCCGTCGGCCGTCCCGACGAGACCCCGGTCGCGAAACCGCTTGAGGACTCGGTTGACCGTGTTGCGGTAGTTGTCGCTGCGGTCGGCGATCTCGGAGACGGTTCGCGGCTGGTCAAGGTAGTACAGCACCTCGAGTGCTTTGCCGGTCAGTAGTTCGGGGAAGTCAATGTGGGTATACTGGCGGACGAGGTCCTGGTAGAGTTCGACGGCGCGAGCATCCGACGGGACGACTCGTTTTCGCCGCCCGTCGCGTTCCGTGTAGACGAGCCCCTTCTCGACGAGGTCGCCGACGGCACGAGAGAGGTAACTCTCGCTGTGGTCAAGCTTCGTTGCGAGGTCGGAGATCGTGTCGCCGCGGTTAACCGTGGCGAGGACCTCGAGTTCGATGCGACGGAGCACGTTGTAACATAGCACGAAACTAATATATAAATGGATTTCGACCAGTGTTACATTCAACAGTCCACATATCGCTAGTTTAGATGTAGCGAATCGCATGACTGAGAAGCCACGATTCAGAATCGGTCGGTAATCGAACGAAATCCACTATACGAGTCAATTTCGGTAATTAAACGATACACTGCTGTCTGTCGGATTTGGAACGTTCGATAAACCAACGGGCGCTGCAGGATTCGAACCCGCGGCCCCTTGGTCCGAAGCCAAGTGCTCTGTCCAAGCTGAGCTAAGCGCCCGCAATACGACGTAAGCCGAGATGGGTGTTAAACTTCCCGATGCGAGATTGCGACACCCTGGACCGACCGGCATTCACCGCCCCGAGACCAACGTCTTTGCCTCGCGCCCGCAAATACCTGCTATGCTCACTACTGAGACGCCCGCGCCACCATTCGAACTCCCGAACCAACACGGTGAAACCGTCTCACTTTCAGCGTTCGACGGGCAGTACGTCGTCGTGTACTTCTATCCCCGGGCAGACACCCCCGGCTGTACGACCGAAGCCTGTGAATTTCGAGATTCCTGGGACGAGTACGCGGAGGCGAACGTGGGCGTGGTCGGCATCAGCGACGACCCGGTGAAGGACCTCGCCGATTTCGCCGGGAAATACGATCTCCCCTTCGACCTGTTAAGCGACGAGGACGGGTCGGTCTCCGCCCGGTACGACACGTACGGGGAGAAGAACATGTTCGGAAACACCTTCGATGGCGTCTTCCGGAACACGTACGTCGTGGGGCCGGAGGGCTCCATCGTAGCGACATTCGAAGGTGTCGATCCCGAGGAACACGCCACGGAAGTTCTCGAGGCCATCGAACAGCGACGGGAGTGAATCGGGACTGCGATTCGGCCGGGTCGCCGACCGGGATTCGACCGCTTTATTGTGCCGCGCTGGACTTTCGGTGACATGGACACCGACGCCCTTCGTGGCTATTTCGAACTCGCCCGTCCTACCAACACGTTCGTGGCGGGCGTGCTCACGTTCGTCGGTGCGTTCGTCGCGGGAGGAGCGGTAACTCGTCCGATACTCGCGGGGGCGGCAGTCCTCGCGACCTGGCTCGCAACCGCTGCTGGGAACGCGATCAATGACTACTTCGACCGGGATATCGATCGCATCAACGCCCCGGATCGAGCAATCCCACGGGGTGCGGTATCGCCACGAGGGGCGCTGGTCTACAGCGGCGTGCTATTCGCTGGAGCCGTCGTATTTGCAGTATTGTTGCCCCCGTTGGCCATTGCTATCGCAGCGATCAACCTCGTCGCACTTGTGGCATACACCCGCGTATTCAAGGGACTCCCGGGGGCTGGGAACGCCGTCGTTGCGTATCTCGGCGGGAGTACGTTCCTCTTCGGTGCGGCTGCTGTGGGCGACGTCCGGGCAGGATCCGTCCTGTTCGCGCTCGCGGCGCTCTCAACGTTCACTCGCGAGGTGATCAAGGATGTAGAGGACATCGCTGGCGATCGCGCCGAGGGATTGCGTACGCTTCCGATCGTCGTGGGCGAACGTCGATCACTTCTCGTCGCCGGTTTCGTCCTCGTGATAGCGGTCGCAGCGAGTCCGATGCCATTCCTCTGGGGCATCTTCGGCCTTCCCTATCTCGTCGTCGTGGTGCCGGCCGACGTCGTGATGGTCGCGGCGGTGGTACTCGCCTTCGACGATCCCACGACCGGGCAACAACTCCTGAAATATGGGATGTTCCTCGCGGCCATGGCATTCGTCGTCGGGCGTCTCGCCGTCGTCCTCGGGTGACTGGCCGGGGTTCGACGACCTACAGCTTCTTGTCCCAGGCTGGCGAAGACGCCGGTATGCCCGTGGATTCAGACGCGGAACTCGAATCGATACTCGCCAGCGATCGTATCGCCGTCGTCGGCTGTTCGACGACCGAAGGCAAGGCGGCACACGACGTGCCGAAGTACCTCCAAAACCATGGCTACGAGATCGTTCCTGTCAACCCCTTCGCCGACGAGATACTCGGCGAGACCGCCTACGATGCAGTAACCGATGTCCCCGGGGAGGTCGATATCGTCGACGTCTTCCGGCCGAGCGAGGAGGTCCCCGAGATCCTCGATGCCGTCCTGGAACGCGACGACGCTCCTGTGTTCTGGCTTCAGCTCGGCATCGAGCACGACGACGCCGGAGACCGGGCCGAAGCCGCGGGACTCACGTTCGTCCAGGACCGGTGTATGAAAATCGAGCACGAGCGACTCGTCGCCTGATCAGGCCCCGGTGGCCTGGTCGGTGGCGTCGTCCTCGGTACTGTCGTCGGTCTCGACGGTCGCATCCGGCACTTCGACACCTTCTGCTTCGGCGAGTGCCTCGAGTATCTCTCGTTGCTCTTCGAGTTCCGTCTCGATGGCGCCGACCCGATCGTTCGTGGTGTCGATCGTTTCCCGGATGGCCGCCATCTGTTCTTTGACCTCGTTGAGTTTCTGATAGAGGTTGTCGGCCATGTCGACGACCGATTGCAGCTTCTTTGCCGTGCTCCCGAATCCCATACGTGGGCAATCGAACCGGAGGCCTTTGGCCGTTTCGACCTGGCAGCAACCGGTGCGGATCGATCGCCGTCCTGGCGTTTTCGACCCGAAAGGCCCTTAAGAGGCACCCGAGTACATCCGGTTGGACTAGGTCGGGCGGTTTGGCCCCGCCCGTCACCCGCTCTATGGTCATTAGCGGGGACCGAATACCGGGTGCGTCCGGTCAGACCGGTCCGGACCCCGGGAGCCGACGTGGAAGCCTCGTCCTGCGGGGACGGCGGTACGTGGCGGACGCCTGCAGGGGCGTCGCGCCCACGTCTCGTCGGTGGCAACCCGCCAGGCACGGAAGTGAGCAGCGGACCACCGAACGTTCGTCGCTCGTAGGGTCGCGGGGTGGAGGAGGCGACCGGGACTATCCGGGCTGGAACGTCGGGCAACCCCGGCCGTCCACATTCATCTGGCTGTCATACGAAACGCGAGTGGCGTCTCTACCGAGAACGGCCCGTTACTCGAGGTGGTCGACCGACGGGGAACCCGAGATCTCTACCTCGCCGTCAAGGGTTCGAATTGGATAGGGTATGTCGATACCAGCCTCGTCGAATCGCTCCTTGACCGACTGGACGTACTCGCTTCTGGTCTTCACGAAGTCGGATCGAGAGGGGTCGTCGATCCAGAATCGGGATTTGAGACCGACGAAGGAGTCGCCGAGTTCGGTCAGTCTGACGGTCACGCCCGGGTCGTCCATGATCTCGTCGTGGGCCTCAGCCTCGTCGACGATGATCTCGGTGGCCTGGTCGATATCGTCGTCGTAGCCGATACCGAAGAGGAACTGGAGGCGGAGTTTCTCTTTGGCGACGGGGTTCTTGAGCACACCGTCGGTGAGCGTCGAATTCGGAACCGTGAGCAGTTCGTTGTCGAACGTGCGCACGCGAGTCACACGGAGGCTGATGTCCTCGACGATTCCCGAGTTGTCGTCCCACTCGATCCAGTCGCCGATCTTGAAGGGGCGATCCGTGTAGATGAACACGCCCGCGACGAAGTTCTTGATGACGTCCTGAAGGGCGAACCCGACGGCGAGCGTCCCGGCCGCCGCGATGGTAGCGAGCGATTGGAGAAACCCAGTGAATCCCGCGAATCCGAAGGCCGCCGAGATGGCCACGAAATAGACGACCGCGTTCGTCAGTTTGAGTAACGGGCGTTTGGCGTGTTCGTCCAGGTCACGTCGGTCGAGTAGTCGGGCGACGAGTGGGCTGAAGACCGCCCGTCCGAGGAACGTGATGGCGAGGAACGCGATGACGAAGTAGAGCGCCTGTGTCGCCACGAGTGCGTACTGTTCGGGCAAAAGGTCACGTACGATTGGAAGTGGCGTAACCATCGTGAGATCAGTGGTAGACGGCCGTATTTCCCCTCGTCTCGAACAGTTCGGCGTCGACCCGCTCGGCGAGGGTTTCCGCGAGTGCTTCGGTGGAGTCGGTGCCTCGGGCCGAACGAAGGAACTTGACCTTCACCAGTTCGGCGTCGGCTAGCTGGTCGTTCAGCTCGTCGACGACGGAATCGATCCCCGCTTTCCCGACCCAGACCGTCACGTCCAGTTCGTGTGCCTTCTTCCGTAGCTCTTCGGTCATCTCTGTGAGTCTTTACACCCGGGACCTTTGAATGTTCACCTCTGTATGGCAACGACAACGGCAGGCGTCGGTTCCAAGGGCCGACTGTCAGTCGTCGGATGAATGCTCGTATGGGTATCTGGATTGCCCACCGCACTCGCAGGTGATCACCACGTGCCCATCCTGGGTTCGTACGCGGGCATTCCGCCCGGGAACGAGATAGCGGTCGCAGCGCGTACAGGAGAAGCGTTTCAGTTGCCGGGGCAGTTCGAGTCGGTGTCGTTCGGCGATTCGCCGCGCGAGTCGCACGTACTCCCTGGCTCGGTCGTCGTCGCCCTCCCTGGCCGCAGCTCTGGCGAGCTCTGTCAGCCGCTCGATGCGCTCCCCGGCGATGCCCATCACTCGCCGAGTCGGCGACGATGGCTCAAAGTGGTTCCGGTACAATTATCGGTCGCGGTGAAGTTCCTCGGTTCGTGCAGGTCCTCAACTACCTCGAACTCGCCGACCGCCTGGAGCGTAGCGGTATCGGGACCTCGGCTCGCCACCAGCGCAAGGCACTGGCGGGAACCGACTTCGAGGTGATAACGTCACCCTGGGTGGACGGATCGCCTCTCGAGGCGATCGCATCGACCATCTCTGGCGGACGGTTCTTCGCGGCCTTCGATCTCGCTCACGTCAACGTCATCGGTCCAGGTTCTCTGGCCGTCGCAGGTCACGCGAAGCGGAACGATATTCCGCTCGTCCTCCACGCCCACGTCACCCGCGAGGACTTCGCGGAATCGTTTCGCTTCTCGGAGCAGCTAGCGGTCCCACTCGGGGCCTATCTCCGCTGGTTCTACTCGCAGGCCGACCTGGTACTCACGCCCAGTCGGTACACGAAGGGCGTCCTCGAATCGTATCCAGTGAGCGCTCCCATCGAGACCGTCTCGAACGGGGTCGATATCGAACGGCTCTCCGGATACGATGATCTCCGCGAGGAGTACCGAGATCGGTACGACCTGGAGGGGATGGTCGTCTTTGCCGTCGGCAACGTCTTCGAGCGGAAGGGGCTCTCGACGTTCGGTCGTCTCGCTCGCCGGACGGACTACGACTTCGTCTGGTTCGGGCCGTACGATACGGGTCCACAGGCGTCGACGGCCGTCAGGAACTGGACGTCGAATCCGCCATCGAATCTCACGTTCACCGGGTGGATCGACGATATTCGTGGTGCCTACGGGGCGGGAGACGTCTACCTCTTTCCGACGAAAAACGAGAACCAGGGCATCGCCGTCCTCGAGGCGATGGCGACCGGAAACGCCGTCGTCCTCCGGGATATTCCCGTCTTCGAGGAGTTCTTTACCGACGGCGAGGACTGTCTGAAAGCGTCGACCGAAGGGGAGTTCGAGGCGGCCCTCGACAGATTGGCGGCGGACCCCGCGTTGCGCTCGCGACTCGGGGAGAACGCCATGGAGACCGCCCGGGAACACGACCTCGATCGCGTCGGTGACCGCCTCGAATCGATCTACCGTCGACTCGTTTCCGATGGGGTGGATTTGAACTGATGACTGTGAAAGGGACGGCCACGCCACCGACCGTCGCCACTTTCACCGACACCTATCTGCCGACGGTGAACGGAGTGACGTACACCGTCTCTTCCTGGCGAGACCGCTGGGTTGAGCGCGGCGGCCGGATGGACGTGGTGTATCCGGGCTCCTCCCACGACCCACGAGACGGCGAGTTCCCGGTCAGGAGCGTTGCCTTCCCGTTCTACGACGGATTCAGACTCGGTCTCCCTCGGATCCCCGACGCAGTCGAGGACGTCGACGTCGTCCACGCCCACACCCCGTTCTCCCTCGGACTCGCCGCGTATCGACTCGCGCGTCGGGCGGATATTCCGCTGGTGGTCTCCTATCACACGCCGACCGCGGAATACGCGGAGTACGTCGCACCGGCCTGGGCAACTCCGGCGGTGTCGTCGGTCAGTCGCCGCTACGAATCCTGGTACCTGGATCGGGCCGACCTCGTGTTGACGCCGAGCGAGTCGACCGCCGAGACGGTTAGTGCGTTCACCGACTCACCGGTCGAATCGCATCCGAACGGCGTCGACGTGGGTTTCTTTCGCCCGACGTTTCCGAACGCCTTCATTCGGCGACACGACATCCCGACCGACCGTCCGATCGTGGGGTATACCGGGAGACACGGCTTCGAGAAGAACCTCGACGCGATACTCGACGCGGCCGTCGACCTCGAGGTGACCGTCCTGTTCGGCGGAGACGGGCCGGCCCGAGCAACCCTCGAGGAGAGAGCCGAGGAACTGGGCATCGACGCCATCTTCCTCGGCTTCCTGGAACGGGACGAACTCCCGGAGTTCTACTCGACGCTCGATGTCTTCGCGTTCCCGAGTCCGGTCGAGACGCAGGGACTGGTGGCTCTCGAGTCTATCGCCTGTGGGACACCGGTCGTCGCCGTCGACAGTGGCGCGCTGTCCCATACCGTCGACGATGGACAGACCGGGTTCCACTTCGAACACGGCGATACCGACGACTTCCGCGCCACCATCGTCGAGGCTCTCGAGGCGGGGGACTCGCTCTCCAGACGGTCTCTTCGACGACGGGACGATATCAGTCTCGAGCGGTCGATCGATCGACTGGAGTCAACCTACGAGCGATTGCTCGGGTAGAACCCAGAACTGCGGCGATCGGTCAGTCGTCTGCTTCGAGGGCGTCCGCGATACGCTCGAGTTGTGTCGTGACGTCGCCGACCTCCCGGCGAAGTTCCTCTATCTGCCGTTCCAGGCGTCGGGTATCGACGCCGCCTTCGTCACTGCCCTCGGCACCGGGACCCATGCCGCCGCCCATGGCGCCGGGGCCTCCGCCACCGCCCATCATCCCGCTCATCATCTGGGCGAAGGGATTGCCACCCATTCCGCCACCCATGCCACCGGGGCCACCGCCGCCACCCATCATCTCTTGCATCCGCTCGCGGGGATCTTCTTCGCCTTCTTCGCCCGCATCGCGGTCGGCCTCGCGCTGTTCGCGGATTTCCTCGACGCGTTCGCGGAACGATTTCTCCTCGTCGTCTCCATCGGTGGTGTCGTCGTCTACCATGGCTCGCGGTTGGGCGTCCGGTCGGAAAAAGGACCGGTTTGCGGTCACTCGAACGAGCCGAAACTAGATTGGAGTGACCGTGTCGACGTCCCAGTCGTGACGTCGTAGCCCACCAGGTCCCGGAGGTCGACTGCATAGGCGGTTCCGCCTCGTTCGAGGACGAGAACTCGACCCTGCGTTCCCACGATGGATCCACTCGCGACGGTCTCGGCGACTGGACGGGTGTCGAGTGAGAACCCATAATCGAAGTCGAAGGTCTCGATGGGGTCGAACTCGTCGACGATCGCGTTCCAGCGGTCGCCGTCGACTGTCCGGTGGAGCGATTCGATCTTCGTCGGAACGCGGACCCGGTCTGGGAAGCGATCGGCCAGGTCGGCCTCCAGTTGCCTCGCGATCCGACCGTCCTTCACGGTCCGGATGTGTGCCGCCCGGTCGGCTCCCTGCTCGCGGAGTCGTCGTTGCAACCGCCAGGATCGCGTAACGCCGACTTTGACCGTCTCTGGGGCGAACGCGGCCAGATAGACGGCGTGCTCCTCGTGGCACGCCGCGACCGGCATCGCACAGGTTCCGGTGCAGACGGCACACGGCCAGTGGCTCGTGTGGACCTCGCAGTAGGGCGCATCGTCGCGTGAACACGGTTCGTGGTGGCCATCGGACCGGTCGCCTGCACAGTGACGATGGTCGAGGGTGAACGAGAGCTCCGCACCGGTGTGGAGGGGGTGCTCCTTGACGGTCCCGTCGGTACCGATGACGAGGGTCGCTGGCCCGTCCCCTGCGGCAGTCTCGTACCCGATGATCTGCACGTTCCGGGGTGGGTCGTCGGCCCCTATAGCCGTACCGCTCGCCGACTCCGACCGTGTGGGAAACATTGTTAGCACGTCACGACGAGTGAAGGATTATGAAGGTCCGAATCGGGCAAGACGCGACCGATCCGGAAGCCGAGGCGGTTGCGAGGGTCCTCGCAGTGCACGTCGGGGACGACGTCGAGGTGTACGTCGGCGACGAGGACACACCGAGCGCGACAGCGAGTCGGCCCCAATCGGCAGAAGCCGTGAGGGCCGATGGTTTGGAGGACGAGCCGCTCGAACCGACGGACCGAGAGGTGGCCTTGCGCGAGGAGATAGACGATATTCTGGAGGGTGGCCCCGAGAAGTACCGGCAGCGGCTTCCCGAGCAGGACAAACTGTTCGTCCGGGACCGGATCGATCTCTGGTTCGGCGACGATGGGCTCAAGTTCGAGGACGGCAAGTTCGCGAACTTCGATGCCTGGCATCCGGACAGTCCGGCCGTCGAGGAGTACGACCCCGATACCCGACTGCCAGCAGACGGCCTCATCACGGGTGCTGGCGACTTCGAGGGGCGGACGGTCCATTTCATGGCCAACGACTTCACGGTCAAGGCTGGCAGTATGGCCGAGCGTGGCGTCGAGAAGTTCCTCCGGATGCAAGAGCGTGCGTTGAAATCGGGGAGACCGGCGTTGTACCTGATGGACTCCTCGGGGGGACGCATCGACCAGCAATCCGGGTTCTTCGCGAATCGGGAGGGGATCGGGAAGTACTACTACAATCACTCTCGGCTGTCGGGTGCCGTCCCGCAGATCTGTGTCCTCTACGGGCCGTGTTTCGCCGGGGCGGCGTACACCCCGGTGTTCGCCGACTTCACCATCATGGTCGAAGGGATGTCCTCGATGGCCATCGCCAGTCCGCGGATGGTGCGGATGGTCACGGGTGAGGACATCTCCGTCGAGGATCTCGGCGGCCCGTCCATCCATACCCGCCACTCTGGCAGCGCCGACCGCATTGCCGATGACGAGCAACACGCCCGAGAACTGGTCGCTGAGCTGATCGGTTATCTGCCAGACAACGCGGACGAGAAACCGCCACGGGTGGACTCGAAACGCCCGACGAACTCCCCGCAAGGCATCGACGCCGTCGTCCCCGAGGAACCAGATCGCTCCTACGACATGCACGAGGTGATCGACCGACTGGTCGACGCGGACTCCTTTTTCGAACTCAAACCTGCGTACGGTCCCGAGATCATCACCGGATACGCTCGGATCGACGGTCGCCCCGTCGGAGTCATCGCGAACCAGCCGATCGAACGAGC is a genomic window of Halanaeroarchaeum sp. HSR-CO containing:
- a CDS encoding DUF2797 domain-containing protein; translation: MQIIGYETAAGDGPATLVIGTDGTVKEHPLHTGAELSFTLDHRHCAGDRSDGHHEPCSRDDAPYCEVHTSHWPCAVCTGTCAMPVAACHEEHAVYLAAFAPETVKVGVTRSWRLQRRLREQGADRAAHIRTVKDGRIARQLEADLADRFPDRVRVPTKIESLHRTVDGDRWNAIVDEFDPIETFDFDYGFSLDTRPVAETVASGSIVGTQGRVLVLERGGTAYAVDLRDLVGYDVTTGTSTRSLQSSFGSFE
- a CDS encoding YhbY family RNA-binding protein, which codes for MTEELRKKAHELDVTVWVGKAGIDSVVDELNDQLADAELVKVKFLRSARGTDSTEALAETLAERVDAELFETRGNTAVYH
- a CDS encoding CoA-binding protein — encoded protein: MPVDSDAELESILASDRIAVVGCSTTEGKAAHDVPKYLQNHGYEIVPVNPFADEILGETAYDAVTDVPGEVDIVDVFRPSEEVPEILDAVLERDDAPVFWLQLGIEHDDAGDRAEAAGLTFVQDRCMKIEHERLVA
- a CDS encoding ribonuclease P protein component 4 — encoded protein: MGIAGERIERLTELARAAAREGDDDRAREYVRLARRIAERHRLELPRQLKRFSCTRCDRYLVPGRNARVRTQDGHVVITCECGGQSRYPYEHSSDD
- a CDS encoding DUF5798 family protein is translated as MGFGSTAKKLQSVVDMADNLYQKLNEVKEQMAAIRETIDTTNDRVGAIETELEEQREILEALAEAEGVEVPDATVETDDSTEDDATDQATGA
- the bcp gene encoding thioredoxin-dependent thiol peroxidase; the encoded protein is MLTTETPAPPFELPNQHGETVSLSAFDGQYVVVYFYPRADTPGCTTEACEFRDSWDEYAEANVGVVGISDDPVKDLADFAGKYDLPFDLLSDEDGSVSARYDTYGEKNMFGNTFDGVFRNTYVVGPEGSIVATFEGVDPEEHATEVLEAIEQRRE
- a CDS encoding glycosyltransferase family 4 protein — encoded protein: MQVLNYLELADRLERSGIGTSARHQRKALAGTDFEVITSPWVDGSPLEAIASTISGGRFFAAFDLAHVNVIGPGSLAVAGHAKRNDIPLVLHAHVTREDFAESFRFSEQLAVPLGAYLRWFYSQADLVLTPSRYTKGVLESYPVSAPIETVSNGVDIERLSGYDDLREEYRDRYDLEGMVVFAVGNVFERKGLSTFGRLARRTDYDFVWFGPYDTGPQASTAVRNWTSNPPSNLTFTGWIDDIRGAYGAGDVYLFPTKNENQGIAVLEAMATGNAVVLRDIPVFEEFFTDGEDCLKASTEGEFEAALDRLAADPALRSRLGENAMETAREHDLDRVGDRLESIYRRLVSDGVDLN
- a CDS encoding acyl-CoA carboxylase subunit beta translates to MKVRIGQDATDPEAEAVARVLAVHVGDDVEVYVGDEDTPSATASRPQSAEAVRADGLEDEPLEPTDREVALREEIDDILEGGPEKYRQRLPEQDKLFVRDRIDLWFGDDGLKFEDGKFANFDAWHPDSPAVEEYDPDTRLPADGLITGAGDFEGRTVHFMANDFTVKAGSMAERGVEKFLRMQERALKSGRPALYLMDSSGGRIDQQSGFFANREGIGKYYYNHSRLSGAVPQICVLYGPCFAGAAYTPVFADFTIMVEGMSSMAIASPRMVRMVTGEDISVEDLGGPSIHTRHSGSADRIADDEQHARELVAELIGYLPDNADEKPPRVDSKRPTNSPQGIDAVVPEEPDRSYDMHEVIDRLVDADSFFELKPAYGPEIITGYARIDGRPVGVIANQPIERAGAIFPDSAEKAAEFVWKSDAYNIPLLYLADTPGFMAGSQVEKEGILEQGKKMIYATSEATVPKQSVVVRKAYGAGIYAMSGPAYDPESTLALPSGEIAIMGPEAAINAVYANKLAEYDDEDERAERERELREAYREEIDAHRMASEVVIDEIVPPSDLRSELIQRFEVYEDVDKQRPTKKHGTVL
- a CDS encoding mechanosensitive ion channel family protein — encoded protein: MVTPLPIVRDLLPEQYALVATQALYFVIAFLAITFLGRAVFSPLVARLLDRRDLDEHAKRPLLKLTNAVVYFVAISAAFGFAGFTGFLQSLATIAAAGTLAVGFALQDVIKNFVAGVFIYTDRPFKIGDWIEWDDNSGIVEDISLRVTRVRTFDNELLTVPNSTLTDGVLKNPVAKEKLRLQFLFGIGYDDDIDQATEIIVDEAEAHDEIMDDPGVTVRLTELGDSFVGLKSRFWIDDPSRSDFVKTRSEYVQSVKERFDEAGIDIPYPIRTLDGEVEISGSPSVDHLE
- a CDS encoding geranylgeranylglycerol-phosphate geranylgeranyltransferase, which encodes MDTDALRGYFELARPTNTFVAGVLTFVGAFVAGGAVTRPILAGAAVLATWLATAAGNAINDYFDRDIDRINAPDRAIPRGAVSPRGALVYSGVLFAGAVVFAVLLPPLAIAIAAINLVALVAYTRVFKGLPGAGNAVVAYLGGSTFLFGAAAVGDVRAGSVLFALAALSTFTREVIKDVEDIAGDRAEGLRTLPIVVGERRSLLVAGFVLVIAVAASPMPFLWGIFGLPYLVVVVPADVVMVAAVVLAFDDPTTGQQLLKYGMFLAAMAFVVGRLAVVLG
- a CDS encoding glycosyltransferase, with protein sequence MTVKGTATPPTVATFTDTYLPTVNGVTYTVSSWRDRWVERGGRMDVVYPGSSHDPRDGEFPVRSVAFPFYDGFRLGLPRIPDAVEDVDVVHAHTPFSLGLAAYRLARRADIPLVVSYHTPTAEYAEYVAPAWATPAVSSVSRRYESWYLDRADLVLTPSESTAETVSAFTDSPVESHPNGVDVGFFRPTFPNAFIRRHDIPTDRPIVGYTGRHGFEKNLDAILDAAVDLEVTVLFGGDGPARATLEERAEELGIDAIFLGFLERDELPEFYSTLDVFAFPSPVETQGLVALESIACGTPVVAVDSGALSHTVDDGQTGFHFEHGDTDDFRATIVEALEAGDSLSRRSLRRRDDISLERSIDRLESTYERLLG